The proteins below are encoded in one region of Bremerella sp. P1:
- a CDS encoding inositol monophosphatase family protein, with translation MSSYLTSCETAARAAGDVLKQWRGKFNVREKGRSDFVTDADDAAQKVIEEILTADFPEFEFLGEEGPSGLSRETGSPFCWIVDPLDGTMNYVHGLPNYAVSIGLTEAGKVIAGVVYDPVFDRCFKAEKGQGAYLNNEKIEVSGAESLDEALIAFSFPTTVSRESQVIEDFINVLVKSQGIRRLGSAALNLAYVAAGHMDAYWAAFNKPWDVAAGAILVEEAGGVVQGFGNQPFDINKPKIVATATPQLQADLQAQIATS, from the coding sequence ATGTCTTCCTATTTAACGAGTTGCGAAACAGCAGCCAGAGCTGCAGGTGACGTGCTGAAGCAATGGCGAGGCAAGTTCAATGTTCGGGAAAAAGGGCGGTCTGACTTTGTCACTGATGCTGACGACGCAGCCCAGAAGGTGATTGAAGAGATTCTTACGGCCGACTTCCCAGAATTCGAGTTCCTGGGCGAAGAGGGGCCATCCGGGTTGTCGCGCGAGACAGGCAGTCCATTCTGCTGGATTGTCGACCCATTGGACGGCACGATGAACTACGTCCATGGGCTGCCCAATTATGCGGTCTCGATTGGCCTTACCGAAGCCGGAAAGGTAATAGCAGGCGTGGTTTACGATCCCGTCTTCGATCGTTGTTTCAAGGCCGAAAAAGGGCAGGGGGCCTACCTGAATAACGAGAAAATCGAGGTCAGCGGAGCCGAATCACTCGATGAAGCGTTGATCGCGTTCAGCTTTCCCACCACCGTTAGTCGAGAATCCCAGGTCATCGAAGACTTCATCAATGTCCTGGTGAAATCGCAGGGAATTCGCCGCCTGGGTTCGGCAGCTCTGAACCTGGCCTATGTGGCCGCCGGACATATGGATGCCTATTGGGCGGCGTTTAACAAGCCTTGGGACGTGGCTGCCGGAGCGATCCTGGTCGAAGAGGCCGGCGGCGTTGTGCAGGGATTTGGCAATCAACCATTCGATATTAACAAGCCCAAGATCGTCGCGACCGCTACCCCCCAATTACAGGCAGATCTTCAAGCCCAAATTGCCACTTCGTAG
- a CDS encoding DUF4013 domain-containing protein, producing the protein MSTSGDNPFASPEGTNYEPQPAEGSETVVPRSSVDYMETVGDVFNNPNWFVNILLAGIAIIIPIIGGMVALGYVAEIIGARAYGRMKSYPDFDFNRFGEYLTRGFWMFLVTFVTSLCLMPLTMLAGGIMGAMQASDNEALIAIGFVIYFGSIFAINLITFFITCPLVIRAGMLNDFVGAFDFNWIMDFIKKMWVEQLLGGILLYIFAIFFMLVGCLALCVGYIPAAGAVMIMWSLFLAQLYQVYVHRGGRGLPFKEATKL; encoded by the coding sequence ATGTCGACGTCTGGAGACAACCCGTTCGCTTCGCCCGAGGGCACCAACTACGAGCCTCAGCCAGCGGAAGGAAGCGAGACCGTCGTTCCACGTTCCTCTGTCGACTACATGGAAACGGTCGGAGATGTCTTCAATAACCCCAACTGGTTCGTCAACATCTTGCTGGCAGGTATCGCGATCATCATCCCGATTATCGGCGGCATGGTTGCCCTGGGATATGTCGCGGAAATCATCGGTGCTCGAGCCTATGGGCGGATGAAATCCTACCCGGACTTCGACTTCAATCGCTTTGGCGAGTACCTGACACGCGGTTTTTGGATGTTCCTGGTGACGTTCGTCACTTCACTCTGCCTGATGCCGTTGACCATGCTCGCCGGGGGAATCATGGGCGCGATGCAAGCTTCTGACAACGAAGCACTCATTGCGATCGGTTTCGTGATCTACTTTGGATCGATTTTCGCAATCAACCTGATTACGTTTTTCATCACGTGCCCCTTGGTGATTCGCGCTGGCATGCTCAACGATTTCGTGGGGGCGTTCGACTTCAACTGGATCATGGACTTCATCAAGAAGATGTGGGTCGAGCAGTTGCTAGGCGGCATCTTGCTCTACATCTTTGCCATCTTCTTTATGCTGGTCGGCTGTTTAGCGCTCTGCGTTGGATATATCCCTGCAGCTGGCGCCGTCATGATCATGTGGTCCCTCTTTCTCGCACAGCTTTACCAGGTGTACGTGCACCGTGGCGGTCGGGGACTGCCGTTCAAAGAAGCGACGAAGCTTTAA
- the eboE gene encoding metabolite traffic protein EboE yields MAIQSWTGYCTNVHAGANLEQTQQNLITHASRVQQILGRDQPLGVGLWLSNSTAQSLVEPGKLDEFAQLLHDNQWIPYTFNGFPFGDFHKSIVKHDVYLPTWWEPERLAYTKNLVTILDRLLAPGEEGSISTMPIAWGTPEPSDQQWSMTVQNMLELVRHLHELEQSTGRLIYICIEPEPGCLLDTTEDVIDFFQQRLFPAGDAELIRRYLRVCHDVCHAAVMFEDQLSVLEKYAQAGILIGKVQISSAIEIRFSELSEDERHNVLAEVAEFAEDRYLHQTTSRAADGTMRYFDDLPFALQEASQKVPEDETWRIHFHMPIYLDQFGLLRTTQSHIHDFLSEIRNHPEIRHFEVETYAWGVLPQELQHNELAEGIAQEIHWLRQQLTHSKQV; encoded by the coding sequence ATGGCCATCCAATCCTGGACCGGTTACTGCACCAACGTCCATGCCGGGGCAAACCTCGAGCAGACGCAACAGAACCTGATTACCCACGCTTCGCGCGTCCAGCAAATCCTTGGTCGCGATCAGCCTCTGGGGGTCGGACTGTGGCTCTCGAACTCGACCGCCCAGTCGCTGGTCGAGCCAGGCAAATTGGACGAATTCGCCCAATTGCTGCATGACAATCAGTGGATACCGTACACGTTCAATGGCTTCCCCTTTGGCGACTTTCACAAATCGATCGTGAAGCATGACGTTTACCTGCCAACGTGGTGGGAGCCAGAGCGTTTGGCCTATACCAAGAATCTGGTAACCATCCTCGACCGTCTGCTTGCCCCGGGAGAAGAAGGAAGTATCTCGACGATGCCGATCGCTTGGGGTACGCCTGAGCCCAGCGACCAGCAGTGGTCAATGACCGTACAGAACATGCTGGAGCTTGTGCGGCACCTGCACGAGTTGGAGCAATCGACCGGTCGGCTTATCTACATCTGCATCGAGCCCGAGCCTGGCTGTCTTCTCGACACGACAGAAGATGTGATCGATTTCTTCCAGCAGCGTCTATTCCCAGCAGGCGATGCCGAACTGATTCGCCGTTATCTACGCGTGTGTCACGATGTTTGCCATGCGGCGGTCATGTTCGAGGACCAACTGAGCGTACTCGAAAAGTACGCTCAGGCTGGCATCCTGATTGGGAAGGTTCAGATCTCATCCGCCATCGAGATTCGTTTTTCCGAACTGAGTGAAGACGAACGCCACAACGTACTGGCCGAAGTCGCCGAGTTTGCCGAGGATCGCTACCTGCATCAAACGACCTCGCGAGCTGCCGACGGGACAATGCGTTACTTCGACGACCTGCCGTTCGCATTGCAGGAAGCTTCGCAAAAGGTTCCCGAAGATGAAACATGGCGGATTCACTTCCACATGCCCATCTATCTCGATCAGTTTGGTTTACTCCGAACAACTCAGTCGCACATCCATGACTTCCTTTCCGAAATCAGGAATCATCCTGAGATTCGCCACTTCGAGGTCGAAACCTACGCTTGGGGTGTGCTCCCGCAGGAACTGCAACATAACGAGTTGGCCGAAGGAATCGCTCAAGAGATTCATTGGCTCCGGCAGCAACTCACTCACAGCAAACAGGTCTAA
- a CDS encoding prolyl oligopeptidase family serine peptidase, whose amino-acid sequence MQTVSKRQETHEFVWFDSQGKKRSFPFLCYQPREFQAETKLPLLIFLHGAGERGTDLELVKKHGPPKLIDQGEDFPFVVISPQCPMDQWWAMKENINGVAQLTEHIQSEYSVDLERTYLTGMSMGGYGTWAAAASYPDLFAAIIPICGGADLAIAADLKGMPTWAFHGRDDDIVPLIRSEEIVDEVSKIGGDARLTIYDNVQHDSWSVTYANRDIYDWLLSHKIRNRRKA is encoded by the coding sequence ATGCAAACCGTTTCCAAGCGTCAGGAGACGCACGAATTCGTTTGGTTTGATAGCCAAGGCAAAAAGCGAAGCTTTCCTTTTCTGTGTTATCAGCCTCGCGAGTTTCAAGCAGAAACCAAGCTTCCGCTGCTCATCTTTTTACACGGGGCAGGGGAGCGGGGAACGGATCTGGAACTGGTCAAGAAGCATGGTCCTCCGAAGTTGATCGACCAAGGCGAAGATTTTCCGTTTGTGGTCATTTCCCCCCAGTGCCCCATGGACCAGTGGTGGGCGATGAAGGAGAACATCAACGGAGTGGCGCAGCTTACCGAGCATATTCAAAGCGAATACTCCGTCGATCTCGAACGGACTTACCTCACCGGCATGAGCATGGGTGGCTATGGAACGTGGGCAGCCGCGGCCTCATATCCCGATCTATTCGCGGCGATTATCCCGATATGCGGAGGCGCCGACCTGGCGATTGCTGCCGATCTGAAAGGGATGCCGACGTGGGCATTTCATGGCCGCGACGACGACATCGTTCCGCTTATTCGAAGCGAAGAAATTGTTGACGAGGTTTCCAAGATTGGTGGTGACGCGCGGCTGACCATTTATGACAATGTGCAGCACGACAGTTGGTCGGTCACCTATGCCAATCGCGATATTTACGATTGGCTCCTTTCTCACAAGATTCGCAACCGGAGGAAAGCCTGA
- a CDS encoding MFS transporter, whose translation MNPSSAELERTSRGANENAGIWALGNGLVSTTLVSYFAQSLGAQSAAVSWIIAAPKLVGVLRWFAPNLLKLGGSYRTTSTWAFLVSTVFLLLLPLCSVRELWPSTTVAILAIVFCWCMYHLAEYCGYVVFIAWLMQLVSPEIRGRFFGLRERWLTAGNLAGFLFAGLLGAVLRNAFEMDLRWIAYPLLAIYGAMAIGLSVLPLRRIPEPETTAPPGHSLIDDWKHWSGSRARWFLLYGTWFSAANGLFSTLLYIYPYRALDLSLFLPLTMAASMRLGQSLISRPVGVTIDRFGWRSVMICGQVLIAFGPLLFSFGTVGYIAGNLIWIAYALINVALPIAIVDGRHDRSAAPPLALYFAWTGLVYGLTALAGQSVADFFVSTQYRNDPSAYDTYFFVATLARLSAVLPLVLLPAERNRHT comes from the coding sequence GTGAATCCATCTTCCGCGGAACTTGAACGCACTTCGCGCGGGGCGAATGAGAACGCTGGGATTTGGGCCCTGGGTAATGGGCTCGTCTCGACCACGCTCGTCTCCTACTTCGCCCAAAGCCTGGGTGCCCAGTCAGCGGCCGTCTCGTGGATTATCGCAGCTCCGAAGCTGGTCGGCGTTCTGCGTTGGTTCGCCCCCAACCTTTTGAAGCTTGGCGGAAGTTACCGTACAACGAGCACCTGGGCATTCCTTGTATCGACGGTCTTCCTACTGCTTTTGCCGCTTTGTTCCGTCCGAGAGCTCTGGCCATCAACGACGGTCGCCATCCTGGCAATCGTCTTCTGCTGGTGCATGTACCACTTGGCCGAGTACTGCGGCTACGTAGTCTTTATCGCTTGGCTAATGCAGTTGGTATCGCCCGAGATCCGCGGTCGCTTTTTCGGTCTTCGTGAACGATGGTTAACGGCCGGCAACCTGGCCGGCTTCCTCTTCGCGGGCCTGCTGGGCGCTGTGCTCCGCAATGCGTTTGAGATGGATCTCCGCTGGATCGCCTATCCACTGCTTGCCATCTATGGGGCAATGGCGATCGGCCTCTCCGTCTTGCCGCTCCGGCGCATTCCCGAACCAGAAACGACCGCGCCGCCTGGCCACTCGCTTATCGATGACTGGAAACATTGGAGCGGCTCGCGTGCTCGCTGGTTCCTTCTTTATGGAACCTGGTTTTCGGCAGCTAACGGACTCTTCTCGACCTTGCTCTATATCTACCCTTACCGTGCCCTCGATTTGTCGCTCTTCCTTCCACTGACTATGGCCGCATCGATGCGACTTGGGCAATCGCTCATTAGTCGCCCGGTCGGGGTCACCATCGACCGATTTGGCTGGCGGTCGGTTATGATCTGTGGGCAAGTTCTAATTGCCTTTGGCCCGCTGCTGTTTAGTTTTGGTACGGTGGGATACATCGCAGGCAATCTGATTTGGATTGCATATGCGTTGATCAACGTGGCCCTTCCCATCGCGATTGTCGATGGCCGTCACGATCGAAGTGCGGCACCGCCGCTGGCCCTCTATTTTGCCTGGACCGGACTGGTTTATGGCCTCACTGCACTCGCAGGTCAGAGCGTTGCGGACTTTTTCGTCTCGACCCAGTACCGTAACGATCCCTCGGCGTACGACACCTACTTCTTCGTGGCAACCCTGGCTCGACTTTCGGCTGTCTTGCCGCTAGTTCTGCTCCCCGCTGAACGCAACCGCCACACCTGA
- a CDS encoding amidohydrolase yields MSIELRNRLFQQLDQLVLIDPHTHINALDPSSHTLADILGYHYYTELAHSAGMPKDRIEEEGISPKEKVGRLIENLGPISNTIQYSWFIEMAQKLLDFEGDTIDTNNWESFYDSAEEKMSADSWTDTVFSKSRLESVFLTNDFDDPLEGFDTSKYIPCLRTDDLVFHLTNPRTKVRLYEATDVDVTDVASARQAIGKLFDHFVSNNAKACAISLPPTFAPLKVSDARANTALSNVFTQGPNADEDDQRAVSNFIFWTLAENCQERKLPFDLMIGVNRKVFPEGVFQGQDLYDSRVSLIQYKELLNAFPDVTFPISVLASVTNQELVSYSWIFPNVVANGHWWYSNTPTFIQQDCASRLEAIPRTKQIGYYSDMYKMEFALPKFAMYKRILAKVLAENFVIDRSWSEEAAVELGTQLLRGNVETIFNVGN; encoded by the coding sequence ATGTCGATCGAACTCCGAAATCGCCTCTTCCAGCAGCTCGACCAACTCGTTCTGATTGACCCCCATACGCACATCAACGCACTTGATCCGTCGTCGCATACGCTCGCCGACATCCTCGGGTACCACTACTACACCGAGCTGGCTCACTCAGCCGGTATGCCCAAAGATCGGATCGAAGAGGAGGGGATCTCACCTAAGGAAAAGGTGGGCCGCCTGATCGAGAATCTCGGCCCGATTTCCAACACGATCCAATACAGCTGGTTCATCGAAATGGCCCAGAAGCTGTTGGACTTCGAGGGAGACACGATCGATACCAACAACTGGGAATCGTTCTACGATTCGGCCGAAGAGAAGATGTCGGCGGATAGCTGGACCGATACTGTCTTCAGCAAGAGCCGCCTGGAAAGTGTCTTCCTGACCAACGACTTTGACGATCCGCTGGAAGGTTTCGACACCTCCAAGTACATCCCATGTCTGCGAACCGATGACTTGGTGTTTCATCTCACCAATCCTCGCACCAAGGTACGGCTTTACGAAGCTACAGACGTCGACGTCACCGACGTAGCCTCGGCACGCCAGGCGATAGGGAAGCTGTTCGACCACTTCGTCAGCAACAACGCCAAAGCCTGTGCGATCTCGCTGCCACCGACCTTCGCCCCTTTGAAGGTATCGGACGCTCGGGCAAACACGGCCTTGTCCAATGTATTCACCCAAGGCCCTAATGCTGACGAAGACGATCAACGAGCCGTCAGCAACTTCATCTTCTGGACGCTGGCTGAAAACTGCCAAGAGCGCAAACTGCCGTTCGATCTGATGATTGGCGTCAATCGCAAGGTCTTCCCCGAAGGCGTTTTCCAAGGCCAGGATCTCTACGACAGCCGGGTTTCCTTGATTCAGTACAAGGAGTTGCTTAACGCATTTCCCGACGTTACCTTCCCGATCTCGGTGCTTGCCAGTGTGACCAACCAGGAACTGGTCAGCTACTCGTGGATCTTCCCGAATGTCGTTGCCAATGGTCACTGGTGGTATAGCAACACACCAACCTTCATCCAGCAGGATTGTGCGTCCCGCTTGGAAGCGATTCCACGCACCAAGCAGATCGGCTACTACAGCGACATGTACAAAATGGAATTCGCCTTGCCGAAGTTCGCTATGTACAAGCGAATCCTGGCGAAAGTCCTGGCCGAGAACTTTGTCATCGACCGTAGTTGGTCGGAGGAAGCGGCAGTCGAGCTGGGAACGCAACTGCTGCGAGGCAATGTCGAGACGATTTTCAACGTCGGAAACTAA
- a CDS encoding RNA polymerase sigma factor yields the protein MMNGNLYNDERDRIVDLVLAAQNGDRDAFGQLVEIFQPVVFAIALKRLRHYWEAQELAQDVFIQAMQKLDQLREPAAFPGWLRSIAARMAINRAVRRPHDFATEPEALASVCVENETPLHAILEVERRDNLAVGISRLGAMDRDTLQAFYVEGQSLREMSDEFEAPIGTIKRRLHVARKRLAKEMEELEAVAV from the coding sequence ATGATGAACGGAAACTTGTACAACGATGAACGGGATCGGATCGTCGATTTGGTCCTTGCAGCTCAGAACGGTGATCGGGATGCATTCGGTCAGCTGGTGGAAATCTTCCAGCCGGTCGTCTTCGCCATCGCTTTGAAGCGTCTGCGTCACTACTGGGAAGCCCAGGAACTGGCTCAGGACGTGTTCATCCAGGCGATGCAGAAGCTGGACCAGTTGCGTGAGCCGGCTGCCTTCCCAGGCTGGTTGCGTTCGATCGCGGCCCGGATGGCTATCAACCGGGCAGTTCGTCGGCCGCACGATTTCGCTACCGAACCGGAAGCCTTGGCTTCGGTCTGCGTAGAAAACGAAACGCCGCTGCACGCGATTTTGGAAGTCGAACGTCGGGATAACCTGGCAGTCGGCATCAGCCGCCTCGGCGCAATGGACCGGGATACGCTCCAGGCCTTCTACGTCGAAGGACAGTCGCTGCGTGAAATGAGCGATGAATTCGAAGCTCCGATCGGAACGATCAAGCGTCGTCTGCACGTCGCTCGTAAGCGGCTGGCAAAGGAGATGGAAGAATTGGAGGCGGTCGCCGTTTAG